A stretch of the Lactuca sativa cultivar Salinas chromosome 9, Lsat_Salinas_v11, whole genome shotgun sequence genome encodes the following:
- the LOC111884516 gene encoding glutathione S-transferase T3-like, translated as MNPNYYTHLLSSYDPENPNNHPQHPYPNPNNHLQYPYPSPNNFPQYPYPNPNNHSQHSYQNAYPDSTSPDPPHIPENEPTPTETPTNKRQKNKKTYWSKEEEMLLAKAWLQISEDSITGSQQRDKEFWRRIIAYYEKSNTSNVARTQANLKTHWHYMNPFAVAFNQMYIVLKSQHLSGWSEDDLKRATFEHYHARYGADFRHEHIWNIVKNEQKWKGSSTASGASMSSSNTESFINLDNDEITTRPVGRNAAKKAAKGKATNSTSSSGNRLDEILEKHIEENKKTFERYQNSLDMKNALKERKMKIKEEKVKNDEISIIFMDPTTMSEDGREIWRNRCDEIKIKYNMK; from the coding sequence ATGAATCCGAATTACTATACACACTTGTTATCTTCTTATGATCCCGAAAATCCAAACAATCATCCACAACATCCATACCCAAATCCAAACAATCATCTACAATATCCATATCCAAGTCCAAACAATTTTCCGCAATATCCATACCCAAATCCAAATAATCATTCACAACATTCATACCAAAATGCATACCCAGATTCTACCAGCCCGGATCCTCCCCATATTCCAGAAAATGAGCCAACACCAACAGAAACTCCTACCAACAAacgacaaaaaaataaaaaaacctaCTGGAGCAAAGAAGAAGAAATGTTGTTGGCAAAAGCTTGGCTACAAATTTCAGAAGATAGCATTACTGGAAGTCAACAACGTGATAAAGAGTTCTGGAGACGAATTATTGCATACTATGAAAAAAGCAACACGTCGAACGTTGCAAGAACTCAAGCCAACCTCAAAACGCATTGGCATTACATGAACCCATTTGCAGTTGCATTTAATCAAATGTATATAGTGTTGAAAAGTCAACACCTCAGTGGATGGTCTGAGGATGATCTCAAACGTGCAACTTTTGAGCATTATCATGCTAGATATGGTGCCGATTTTAGGCACGAACATATTTGGAATATCGTTAAAAATGAACAGAAATGGAAAGGTTCAAGCACTGCATCTGGGGCATCTATGTCTTCATCAAATACAGAATCTTTCATTAACCTGGATAATGATGAAATTACAACTCGTCCAGTTGGTAGGAATGCAGCAAAAAAAGCAGCAAAAGGGAAAGCTACCAATTCCACTTCGTCATCTGGTAATAGGCTTGATGAAATACTTGAAAAACATatagaagaaaataaaaagaCTTTTGAACGCTATCAAAACTCTTTGGATATGAAAAATGCATTGAAAGAAAGAAAGATGAAGATTAAAGAAGAAAAGGTAAAGAATGATGAAATTTCAATCATTTTCATGGATCCCACTACCATGTCAGAAGATGGACGTGAAATTTGGAGAAATCGTTGTGACGAGATTAAGATAAAATACAATATGAAGTAA
- the LOC111884537 gene encoding pentatricopeptide repeat-containing protein At2g03880, mitochondrial, whose product MEFPELPPLKMHRRSRNPLKNLFFNAFTKTHFISRFNNSHQSYTNRSSISSYCTSLQLTSLRPKSHSPIKKKNVPRKRDKEKLRRYSESLRDCAANRSLNEGKSIHKQIKESDIELDSHLWVSLINFYAKCGCLSDARQVLDEMPQKDVVSFTALISGFVGEGSGTEALQLFREMHEEGIKPNEFTLAIVLKACCMSLNVSFGKQLHSEIVKAGFFSDGHVGSALVDLYAKCGELEYAEKVCLFLPEQNPVSWNSLLNGFALVGDDQRALNLFCKMKETEMKFNKYTLCTILKGCTISKNLKAGKLVHGMAIVSGCEHEEYVSCSLVDMYSKCGKSDDALKVFSQIKSPDVVTWSAIISCLEQQGKEEKATELFSMMMSSGIRPNQFTFTSIITAAKELGDLQYSQSLHACVHKYGFANETLVNNALITMYMKNKSLDDGLRIFNTTNHQDLVSWNAVLSGFHDTESSHGSRIFKEILVNGFKPNIYTFISALHSCVTSEFGKQVHCHVIKENLDSDCYIGTALIDMYVKSKSIQDAEKIVNRMNEIDLFTWTTIISGCAQINQGEKSILYFNQMNKDGVKPNEFTLAACLRGCSGITSLTNGKKIHSFVIKDGFVNDPFVGSALLDMYGKCGSIDEAEMIFEEMESNDTVLWNTIINQYSQHGYGDKALKVFEVMLTKGISLDGVTFIGILSACSHLGLIKKGREYFHSMSKDHGITPSIDHYALMVDILGRGGKFNEVESFIDEMKLTHNSLILETLLGACKVHGNLELGEKVAKKLFEIEPEVDSNYIMLSNIFASKGMWNEVAKIRAKMSSQGIKKEPGCSWVDLDHGGQTHVFLSQDGSHFQILEIHQKLKELEEKLFSMGYIPNLDYVLHNVSEREKREILSHHSERLALGFSLINKNSNKVVRIFKNLRICGDCHEYMKLVSRIINKDIVIRDAKRFHCFKDGLCSCQDYW is encoded by the coding sequence ATGGAATTTCCTGAACTCCCACCTCTTAAAATGCATCGTCGCTCACGAAATCCTCTTAAAAATCTCTTCTTTAACGCCTTCACTAAAACCCATTTCATCTCTCGCTTCAATAACTCTCATCAGTCTTACACAAACAGGTCATCAATTTCTTCCTACTGCACTTCTTTACAACTTACCTCACTAAGACCTAAATCCCATTCACCCATTAAAAAGAAAAACGTTCCTAGAAAGCGGGATAAAGAGAAACTAAGACGGTATTCAGAAAGTCTGCGTGATTGTGCTGCAAATCGGTCTCTGAACGAGGGTAAATCAATACACAAGCAGATTAAGGAAAGTGATATCGAATTGGATTCTCATTTGTGGGTATCGCTGATTAATTTCTACGCCAAGTGTGGGTGTTTGAGTGACGCACGCCAGGTATTAGATGAAATGCCTCAGAAAGATGTTGTGTCTTTTACAGCTCTTATTAGTGGATTTGTAGGCGAGGGAAGTGGCACTGAAGCCCTCCAGTTGTTTCGTGAGATGCATGAAGAAGGCATTAAGCCGAATGAATTCACATTAGCCATTGTTCTAAAAGCTTGTTGTATGTCTTTAAATGTGTCTTTTGGTAAGCAGCTACACAGTGAGATTGTTAAAGCTGGATTCTTTTCAGATGGGCATGTTGGCTCTGCTCTTGTTGATCTTTATGCTAAATGTGGTGAGCTAGAATATGCAGAAAAGGTCTGCCTTTTCTTACCTGAACAAAATCCAGTTTCTTGGAATTCATTACTTAATGGATTTGCTCTAGTGGGTGATGACCAAAGGGCTTTAAACCTATTTTGTAAAATGAAAGAAACTGAAATGAAGTTTAACAAGTATACATTATGCACTATTCTCAAAGGATGCACGATTTCTAAAAATCTAAAAGCAGGAAAACTTGTACATGGTATGGCAATTGTGAGTGGATGTGAACATGAAGAATATGTAAGTTGTAGCCTAGTTGACATGTACTCCAAATGTGGGAAATCAGATGATGCATTAAAAGTGTTTTCACAGATAAAATCTCCAGATGTTGTAACATGGAGTGCTATCATATCTTGCCTTGAACAACAAGGAAAAGAAGAAAAGGCAACCGAGCTTTTTTCCATGATGATGTCATCAGGAATAAGACCAAATCAGTTTACCTTTACAAGCATTATCACTGCTGCTAAAGAACTAGGTGACTTACAATACTCTCAATCTCTTCATGCTTGTGTTCATAAATACGGTTTTGCAAACGAAACTTTAGTCAACAATGCATTGATCACAATGTACATGAAGAACAAATCTCTTGATGATGGTTTAAGAATCTTTAACACAACGAATCATCAGGATTTAGTTTCATGGAATGCAGTTTTATCAGGATTCCATGACACTGAAAGCTCTCATGGATCAAGAATCTTTAAGGAGATTCTTGTAAATGGCTTTAAACCCAATATTTATACATTTATCAGTGCTCTACATTCTTGTGTAACAAGTGAATTCGGGAAGCAAGTTCATTGTCATGTTATAAAAGAGAATCTTGATAGTGATTGTTACATTGGAACAGCTTTGATTGACATGTATGTGAAGTCCAAATCCATTCAAGATGCAGAAAAGATTGTTAATAGGATGAATGAAATTGACCTTTTCACTTGGACAACGATAATTTCAGGATGTGCACAAATCAATCAAGGGGAAAAATCGATTCTTTACTTCAATCAAATGAATAAAGATGGTGTGAAACCGAATGAGTTCACTCTTGCTGCATGTTTAAGAGGTTGTTCTGGAATCACAAGCCTCACAAATGGAAAAAAGATTCATTCTTTTGTGATTAAAGATGGTTTTGTTAATGACCCTTTTGTAGGAAGTGCACTTTTAGACATGTATGGAAAATGTGGTTCCATTGATGAAGCTGAAATGATCTTTGAAGAAATGGAATCAAATGACACAGTGTTGTGGAACACAATCATTAATCAATATTCACAACATGGATATGGAGATAAAGCTTTGAAAGTGTTTGAAGTAATGTTGACTAAAGGTATATCACTTGATGGGGTTACATTCATTGGTATACTTTCTGCTTGTAGCCATTTGGGATTAATAAAGAAAGGGAGAGAATATTTTCACTCCATGAGTAAAGATCATGGAATTACTCCAAGTATTGACCATTATGCCCTCATGGTTGATATTCTTGGTAGGGGAGGGAAGTTTAATGAAGTTGAAAGTTTCATTGATGAAATGAAGTTAACTCACAATAGTTTGATTTTGGAGACACTTCTTGGAGCTTGTAAAGTTCATGGGAATTTAGAACTCGGTGAAAAAGTTGCAAAAAAGCTTTTTGAAATTGAACCCGAAGTGGATTCTAATTATATTATGTTATCCAATATTTTTGCATCCAAAGGGATGTGGAATGAAGTGGCGAAAATTAGGGCAAAAATGTCAAGTCAAGGGATTAAAAAGGAACCAGGGTGTAGTTGGGTTGACCTTGACCATGGTGGTCAAACCCATGTGTTCTTATCACAAGATGGTTCTCATTTTCAGATACTTGAAATCCATCAAAAGTTGAAAGAATTGGAGGAAAAGCTTTTTTCAATGGGTTACATTCCAAATCTTGATTATGTGCTTCATAATGTTTCTGAGAGAGAAAAACGTGAAATTCTTTCACATCATAGTGAAAGATTAGCTCTTGGGTTTTCGCTAATTAACAAGAACTCGAATAAAGTGGTGAGAATTTTTAAGAATTTGAGAATATGTGGAGATTGTCATGAGTATATGAAGCTtgtttcaagaatcataaataaggATATTGTTATTCGTGATGCTAAGAGATTTCATTGTTTTAAAGATGGTTTGTGTTCGTGTCAAGATTATTGGTGA